One Cyanobium sp. AMD-g genomic window carries:
- a CDS encoding amidohydrolase family protein gives MRLPRSLLDPLARLPAADDQGLVAVQLEQADGRIRAIHTLAAGCGGEGLDGGAPLPLALTPLVEPHAHLDKAFSGEAFPNPEGTMAGAMAANGLEAAERRGDGVRRRGEQALERAWCYGLRAIRSHIDSLGPWATPSWEALLELRDRWRGRVELQLVALVPVGHWRTPEGEAFAAWVAGHGGLLGGVLGAPFRSTPADRAALLALLRLAERLGCGVDLHVDESAEEHGRGVALVSDLLLRHRIVVPLTCSHASSMGLLADGPCRRLAEAMAAAAVGVVALPTTNLWLLGKHQRRTPSLRPQAPIRQLQEAGVTVAVGGDNVQDPWFPGGDFDPIALLRFSLAASHLVPWRRLGLSPFSTAASQLLGLDWDGVLRQGSPADLLVLGASSWGELLARPPRRRVLRAGRWLEPPPCEEPSPLLAACHG, from the coding sequence ATGCGCCTCCCCAGGTCCCTGCTCGATCCCCTGGCCCGGCTGCCGGCCGCCGACGACCAGGGCCTGGTGGCGGTGCAGCTGGAGCAGGCCGACGGCCGGATCCGTGCCATCCACACGCTGGCCGCTGGCTGCGGTGGCGAAGGGCTGGATGGGGGCGCCCCCCTGCCCCTGGCGCTGACGCCGCTGGTGGAGCCCCATGCCCACCTCGACAAGGCCTTCAGCGGTGAGGCCTTCCCCAATCCCGAAGGCACCATGGCCGGGGCCATGGCGGCGAACGGCCTGGAAGCGGCCGAGCGGCGGGGCGATGGGGTGCGGCGGCGGGGTGAGCAGGCCCTGGAGCGGGCCTGGTGTTACGGGTTGCGGGCGATCCGCAGCCACATCGACAGCCTCGGTCCCTGGGCCACCCCCAGCTGGGAGGCGCTGCTGGAGCTGCGCGACCGCTGGCGGGGCCGGGTGGAACTGCAGCTGGTGGCCCTGGTGCCGGTGGGCCACTGGCGCACGCCGGAGGGAGAGGCCTTCGCTGCCTGGGTGGCTGGCCATGGCGGCCTGCTGGGCGGCGTGCTTGGCGCCCCCTTCCGCTCCACCCCGGCCGATCGGGCGGCGCTGCTGGCCCTGCTGCGGCTGGCGGAGCGCCTCGGCTGCGGGGTGGATCTGCATGTCGATGAGAGCGCTGAGGAGCACGGCCGCGGTGTGGCCCTGGTGAGTGACCTGCTGCTGCGGCACCGCATCGTGGTGCCGCTCACCTGCAGCCATGCCAGCAGCATGGGCCTGCTGGCCGATGGCCCCTGCCGCCGCCTGGCGGAGGCGATGGCGGCGGCGGCGGTGGGGGTGGTGGCCCTGCCCACCACCAACCTGTGGCTGCTCGGCAAACACCAGCGCCGTACCCCGTCCCTGCGGCCCCAGGCCCCGATCCGCCAGCTCCAGGAGGCTGGCGTGACCGTCGCCGTGGGGGGTGACAACGTCCAGGATCCCTGGTTTCCGGGGGGGGATTTCGATCCCATCGCCCTGCTGCGTTTCAGCCTCGCCGCCAGCCACCTGGTGCCCTGGCGGCGGCTGGGCCTGAGCCCCTTCAGCACCGCCGCGTCCCAGCTGCTGGGCCTCGACTGGGACGGGGTCCTGCGGCAGGGATCCCCGGCCGATCTGCTGGTGCTGGGGGCCTCCTCCTGGGGCGAGCTGCTGGCCCGTCCGCCCCGGCGGCGGGTGCTGCGGGCCGGCCGCTGGCTGGAGCCGCCCCCGTGCGAAGAACCGTCCCCACTGCTGGCCGCCTGCCATGGATGA
- a CDS encoding FtsQ-type POTRA domain-containing protein, whose amino-acid sequence MPLPPGVLRRKELRRQRRSERLRLLWRILVFSAVSAGLGYLLLRQGWTLREPAQVEVMGSAVVSRDQVITAAGLRFPQPLMALQPRQVASDLMGALPVEQVKVSRLMLPPRLRVELKDREAVARAERRTDRGPEMGFVDGLGNWISIRQHMGVRSQGDLSLLVVGWNARHRAVLARVLKERQVLGPGLREIRFEPDGSLWLSTTQLGQVRLGPPDARLPRRLEVVAHLSRTLPASMKGAPPQLIDLSDPEQPELSVGTRGGSSAPPRPPKPSPAAPGRTQ is encoded by the coding sequence GTGCCACTGCCGCCGGGTGTGCTGCGCCGCAAGGAACTGCGCCGTCAGCGCCGCAGCGAGCGGCTGCGACTGCTCTGGCGCATCCTGGTCTTCAGCGCCGTCTCCGCCGGCCTGGGCTACCTGCTGCTGCGGCAGGGCTGGACCCTGCGGGAGCCCGCCCAGGTGGAGGTGATGGGCAGTGCCGTGGTCAGTCGCGACCAGGTGATCACGGCGGCCGGCCTGCGCTTTCCCCAGCCGCTGATGGCGCTGCAGCCCCGCCAGGTGGCCAGCGACCTGATGGGGGCCCTGCCCGTGGAGCAGGTGAAGGTGAGCCGGCTGATGCTGCCGCCGCGGCTTCGGGTGGAACTCAAGGACCGGGAGGCGGTGGCCCGGGCCGAGCGCCGCACCGACCGCGGACCGGAGATGGGCTTCGTGGATGGCCTGGGCAACTGGATCAGCATCCGCCAGCACATGGGGGTGCGCAGCCAGGGCGACCTCTCCCTGCTGGTGGTGGGCTGGAACGCCCGCCACCGGGCCGTGCTGGCCAGGGTGCTGAAGGAACGGCAGGTGCTGGGTCCCGGCCTGCGCGAAATCCGCTTCGAACCGGACGGCAGCCTGTGGCTCAGCACCACCCAGCTGGGTCAGGTGCGCCTGGGTCCGCCGGATGCCCGTCTGCCCCGCCGGCTGGAGGTGGTGGCCCACCTCAGCCGCACCCTGCCGGCCAGCATGAAAGGTGCCCCACCGCAGCTGATCGATCTGAGCGATCCCGAACAGCCCGAGCTGAGCGTGGGCACCCGAGGCGGATCCTCCGCGCCGCCCCGTCCCCCCAAGCCCAGTCCCGCCGCACCAGGGCGCACCCAGTGA
- a CDS encoding DUF1611 domain-containing protein has protein sequence MLGADTPIVLLQHGGLDNLSGKTGLAMLRYRQGPIVAVVDPAHPGADLGRLTGIDRAVPVVGSLAEALPFAPEVAVVGLAPSGGRLPEGMGADVAAALAAGLSLASGLHSRLGEDPALAALVQPGRWIWDLRREPPDLMVASGRAAGLPGRRLLAVGTDMSVGKMSVCLELQAAARRRGLDARFVGTGQAGILISGAGVALDAVRIDYAAGAVEGALLAAAEGAGPDTLVLVEGQGSLCHPGSSATLPLIRGSQPTELVLVHRAGQGTVQRLDAFPLPPLGQLIAAVEALAALGRPANGGPPPRVAAIALNTALLDGPAAAEALEATAAATGLPCVDPVRQGGEALLDQLPGQKRGPTPKRRA, from the coding sequence GTGCTCGGGGCTGACACCCCGATCGTGCTGCTGCAGCACGGGGGCCTGGACAACCTCAGCGGCAAGACAGGCCTGGCGATGCTGCGCTATCGCCAGGGTCCGATCGTCGCGGTGGTGGATCCGGCCCACCCCGGCGCCGATCTGGGGCGGCTCACCGGGATCGACCGGGCCGTGCCGGTGGTGGGATCCCTGGCGGAGGCGTTGCCGTTCGCTCCCGAGGTGGCGGTGGTGGGGCTCGCCCCCTCCGGCGGCCGCCTGCCCGAGGGGATGGGTGCCGATGTGGCGGCTGCCCTGGCGGCGGGCCTGTCGCTGGCCAGTGGTCTGCACAGCCGCCTGGGAGAGGATCCGGCCCTGGCGGCCCTGGTGCAGCCGGGCCGATGGATCTGGGATCTGCGCCGGGAGCCCCCCGACCTGATGGTGGCCTCCGGACGCGCCGCCGGGCTGCCGGGCCGCCGCTTGCTGGCGGTGGGCACGGACATGTCTGTGGGCAAGATGAGCGTCTGCCTGGAGCTGCAGGCCGCCGCCCGGCGCCGCGGTCTGGATGCTCGTTTCGTCGGTACCGGCCAGGCCGGCATCCTGATCAGCGGCGCTGGCGTGGCCCTGGACGCCGTCCGCATCGATTACGCCGCCGGCGCCGTGGAAGGGGCGCTGCTGGCCGCCGCCGAGGGCGCCGGCCCGGACACCCTGGTGCTGGTCGAGGGGCAGGGATCGCTCTGTCACCCGGGCTCCAGCGCCACGTTGCCCCTGATCCGGGGCAGCCAGCCCACCGAGCTGGTGCTGGTGCACCGGGCCGGGCAGGGCACGGTGCAGCGCCTCGACGCTTTCCCCCTTCCCCCCCTGGGCCAGTTGATCGCCGCTGTCGAGGCCCTGGCGGCTCTGGGCCGGCCGGCGAACGGCGGTCCTCCGCCCCGGGTGGCCGCCATCGCCCTCAACACCGCCCTGCTGGACGGGCCGGCGGCGGCAGAGGCGCTGGAGGCCACGGCGGCGGCAACGGGACTGCCCTGCGTCGATCCGGTGCGCCAGGGCGGCGAGGCCCTGCTGGATCAGTTGCCGGGCCAAAAAAGAGGCCCGACGCCGAAGCGCCGGGCCTGA
- a CDS encoding dipeptide epimerase yields MRCRLSRFPLTKAVPLAISRGTTGAVEHLLLELEHDGITGLGETGGFETGHLACSSEALAAELEAILPALEGLEPEPFQAFEPLLQALSPPARCAVDLALHDWWGRRLGQPLWRLWGLDQAAISPTSVTLGLGSEAAVLARLERWWGQLPASRIKLKLGSPEGLDHDRALVQAVAQALERRHQSHGVACELQVDANGGWSLEQALPMLGWLDAQGVVLVEQPLAPLEDPEADCAAFAALELDCPIALVADESCWNLADLVRLAPYVDGVNIKLLKSGGLAEALLMARAAQRLGLGVMLGCYSDSALLNGAAAQLLPLVRWPDLDSHLNLVDDPFTGPVLDGDRLRPAASPGLGVIRARG; encoded by the coding sequence ATGCGCTGCCGTCTGAGCCGCTTTCCCCTCACCAAGGCGGTGCCCCTGGCCATCAGCCGCGGCACCACCGGCGCCGTGGAGCACCTGTTGCTGGAGCTGGAGCACGACGGCATCACCGGCCTCGGCGAAACCGGTGGCTTCGAGACGGGCCACCTGGCCTGCAGCAGCGAAGCCCTGGCGGCCGAACTGGAGGCCATCCTGCCGGCCCTGGAAGGGCTCGAGCCGGAACCGTTCCAGGCCTTCGAGCCCCTGCTGCAGGCGTTGTCGCCCCCGGCCCGCTGCGCCGTGGATCTGGCCCTGCACGACTGGTGGGGCCGGCGGCTGGGGCAGCCGCTGTGGCGGCTCTGGGGCCTCGACCAAGCCGCCATCAGCCCCACCAGCGTCACGCTTGGCCTGGGCAGCGAGGCGGCGGTGCTGGCGCGGCTGGAGCGTTGGTGGGGCCAGCTGCCGGCCAGCCGCATCAAGCTGAAGCTGGGCAGCCCGGAGGGGCTCGACCACGACCGGGCGCTGGTGCAGGCGGTGGCCCAGGCGCTGGAGCGGCGCCACCAGAGCCACGGGGTGGCCTGTGAGCTGCAGGTGGATGCCAACGGTGGCTGGAGCCTGGAGCAGGCCCTGCCGATGCTGGGCTGGCTGGACGCCCAGGGCGTGGTGCTGGTGGAGCAGCCCCTGGCCCCCCTGGAGGATCCGGAGGCCGACTGCGCCGCCTTCGCCGCCCTGGAGCTGGATTGCCCCATCGCCCTGGTGGCCGATGAAAGCTGCTGGAACCTGGCCGACCTGGTGCGGCTCGCCCCCTACGTCGATGGGGTGAACATCAAGCTGCTCAAGAGCGGCGGGCTGGCGGAGGCGCTGCTGATGGCGAGAGCTGCCCAACGGCTGGGGCTGGGCGTGATGCTCGGCTGCTACTCCGACAGCGCCCTGCTCAACGGCGCCGCCGCCCAGCTGCTGCCCCTGGTGCGCTGGCCGGATCTCGACAGCCACCTGAATCTGGTCGACGACCCCTTCACCGGCCCCGTCCTGGACGGTGATCGGCTGCGGCCCGCCGCGTCGCCAGGTCTGGGGGTGATCCGTGCTCGGGGCTGA
- a CDS encoding DUF4359 domain-containing protein, protein MATPAAVFANVSSEPAGPRLPPPTTATRTVSGLLGLTAVSAGLIGLAVTNPGPAAFEEFAGDKLTELASEELCQNEGLPLLARMLIQNCPELVRSQRKVLGRLARENSRRYNFGLLSVYGTRLGGEKVLPNWSIPRYDAVTLAVAGQFVLLSAGESAPGSPMP, encoded by the coding sequence TTGGCGACGCCCGCCGCGGTCTTTGCCAATGTATCAAGTGAGCCCGCCGGCCCCCGCTTGCCACCGCCGACCACCGCCACCCGCACCGTTTCCGGCCTCCTGGGCCTGACCGCCGTTTCGGCGGGCCTGATCGGCCTGGCCGTCACCAACCCCGGCCCCGCCGCCTTCGAGGAGTTCGCCGGCGACAAGCTGACCGAACTGGCCAGCGAGGAGCTGTGCCAGAACGAAGGGCTGCCGCTGCTGGCCCGGATGCTGATCCAGAACTGTCCGGAACTGGTGCGATCCCAGCGCAAGGTGCTGGGCCGTCTGGCCCGCGAGAACTCGCGTCGCTACAACTTCGGCCTGCTGAGCGTCTACGGCACCCGGTTGGGTGGGGAGAAGGTGTTGCCCAACTGGAGCATCCCCCGCTACGACGCCGTCACCCTGGCGGTCGCGGGCCAATTCGTGCTGCTCTCCGCCGGCGAGAGCGCGCCGGGGAGCCCGATGCCGTGA
- the panB gene encoding 3-methyl-2-oxobutanoate hydroxymethyltransferase, producing the protein MRPADLTRRKQGGLPITMLTAWDALSAAVVAGAGVDAVLVGDSLAMVVLGHATTLPVTLEEMLHHCRAAGRGLAAAAPQHPPLLICDLPFLSYQCGADAAVAAAGRVLKETPAVAVKLEGAEPETLAVIDRMVRSGIPVMGHLGLTPQSVHQLGYRRQAGDPISQERLRRRALALQEAGCFALVIEHVPAELASALSAALVIPVIGIGAGDGCDGQVRVTADLLGLTTRQPPFSPPLMQGRALAVEVLGRWVREQGPAAAPAPATRPAAPAAPHC; encoded by the coding sequence CTGCGACCCGCTGATCTGACACGGCGCAAGCAGGGGGGTCTGCCGATCACCATGCTCACCGCCTGGGACGCCCTCTCCGCCGCCGTCGTGGCCGGCGCCGGGGTGGATGCGGTGCTGGTGGGCGACTCCCTGGCGATGGTGGTGCTGGGCCACGCCACCACCCTGCCGGTCACCCTTGAGGAGATGCTGCACCACTGCCGCGCCGCTGGCCGGGGATTGGCGGCAGCAGCACCGCAGCATCCGCCGCTGCTGATCTGCGACCTCCCCTTCCTCAGCTACCAGTGCGGCGCCGATGCGGCGGTGGCAGCGGCGGGCCGGGTGCTGAAAGAAACGCCCGCGGTGGCGGTGAAGCTGGAGGGGGCCGAACCCGAAACCCTCGCGGTGATCGATCGGATGGTGCGCAGCGGCATTCCGGTGATGGGCCATCTCGGGCTGACCCCCCAGTCGGTGCACCAGCTGGGTTACCGGCGCCAGGCCGGCGATCCGATCAGCCAGGAGCGACTGCGGCGGCGGGCCCTGGCCCTGCAGGAGGCCGGCTGTTTCGCCCTGGTGATCGAGCACGTTCCGGCGGAGCTGGCCAGCGCGCTGAGCGCCGCCCTGGTGATTCCGGTGATCGGCATCGGCGCCGGTGACGGCTGCGACGGCCAGGTGCGGGTCACCGCCGATCTGCTGGGGCTCACGACCCGCCAACCCCCCTTCAGCCCCCCCCTGATGCAGGGCCGGGCCCTGGCGGTGGAGGTCCTCGGCCGCTGGGTCAGGGAACAGGGGCCGGCAGCGGCGCCTGCTCCTGCCACCAGGCCAGCAGCTCCCGCAGCACCCCATTGCTGA
- the ftsZ gene encoding cell division protein FtsZ, with product MSQISPSSNGIVPSQSARIEVIGVGGGGSNAVNRMIATDLTGVGYRVLNTDAQALLQSAAGQRIQLGQKLTRGLGAGGNPVIGQKAAEESRADLQQSLEGADLVFIAAGMGGGTGTGAAPIVAEVAKECGALTVGIVTKPFGFEGRKRLRQAEEGIARLAEHVDTLIIIPNDRLRDAIAGAPLQEAFRAADDVLRMGVKGITDIITRPGLVNVDFADIRSVMADAGTALLGIGVGSGRSRAIEAAQAAMSSPLLESARIDGANGCVINISGGKDMTLEDMTTASEVIYDVVDPDANIIVGAVVDESLEGEIHVTVIATGFQSGGHYRPERTTAASFADNLTHTPEERGAMIPPFLINRQNRVD from the coding sequence ATGAGCCAGATCTCGCCCAGCAGCAACGGGATCGTCCCGAGCCAGTCGGCCCGGATCGAGGTGATCGGCGTGGGGGGAGGCGGCAGCAACGCGGTCAACCGGATGATCGCCACCGACCTCACCGGGGTGGGCTATCGGGTGCTGAACACCGACGCCCAGGCCCTGCTGCAGTCGGCGGCGGGCCAGCGCATCCAGCTGGGTCAGAAGCTCACCCGTGGCCTGGGGGCCGGCGGCAACCCGGTGATCGGCCAGAAAGCGGCGGAGGAATCCAGGGCCGATCTGCAGCAGTCGCTCGAGGGCGCTGATCTCGTCTTCATCGCCGCCGGCATGGGCGGCGGCACCGGCACCGGCGCGGCGCCGATCGTGGCCGAGGTGGCCAAGGAATGTGGCGCCCTCACCGTGGGCATCGTCACCAAACCGTTCGGCTTCGAGGGCCGCAAACGGCTGCGTCAGGCCGAGGAGGGCATCGCCCGCCTGGCCGAACATGTCGACACGCTGATCATCATTCCCAACGACCGCCTGCGGGATGCCATCGCCGGCGCGCCGCTCCAGGAGGCCTTCCGGGCCGCCGACGACGTGCTCCGCATGGGCGTGAAGGGGATCACCGACATCATCACCAGGCCGGGTCTGGTGAACGTCGATTTCGCCGACATCCGCTCGGTGATGGCCGATGCCGGCACCGCCCTGCTGGGCATCGGCGTGGGCTCCGGGCGCTCACGGGCCATCGAGGCCGCCCAGGCCGCCATGAGCAGCCCCCTGCTGGAGTCGGCCCGCATCGACGGCGCCAACGGCTGCGTCATCAACATCAGCGGCGGCAAGGACATGACCCTGGAGGACATGACCACCGCCTCCGAGGTCATCTACGACGTGGTCGACCCCGATGCCAACATCATCGTCGGCGCCGTCGTGGACGAATCCCTGGAAGGCGAGATCCACGTGACGGTGATCGCCACGGGTTTCCAGAGCGGTGGCCACTACCGGCCGGAGCGCACCACCGCCGCGAGCTTCGCCGACAACCTCACCCACACGCCCGAGGAGCGCGGCGCCATGATCCCGCCGTTCCTGATCAATCGCCAGAACCGGGTCGACTGA
- the miaB gene encoding tRNA (N6-isopentenyl adenosine(37)-C2)-methylthiotransferase MiaB, translating into MTATVSGPPADQAPSARRGSYWITTFGCQMNKADSERMAGILEAMGYTLGDDEHTADLVLYNTCTIRDNAEQKVYSYLGRQAQRKRGNPGLTLVVAGCVAQQEGESLLRRVPELDLVMGPQHANRLEALLTRVETGQQVVATDEQHILEDITTARRDSAVCAWVNVIYGCNEHCTYCVVPAVRGREQSRLPEAIRLEMEGLAARGFREVTLLGQNIDAYGRDLPGITAEGRRAHTLTDLLRAVHDVRGLERIRFATSHPRYFTDRLIDACADLPKVCEHFHIPFQSGDDAVLRAMARGYTVERYRRIIDRIRQRLPDAAISADVIVAFPGETDAQYRRTLELIEAVGFDQVNTAAYSPRPGTPAADWPDQLPEAVKVERLQEVNALVERVAAERSARYLGRREQVLAEGVNPRDPDQLMGRTRTNRLTFFAADPGDGRPHVPGDLVDVLIETVRPFSLSGRPLGREPVR; encoded by the coding sequence ATGACAGCCACCGTTTCCGGCCCGCCGGCCGACCAGGCGCCCTCGGCACGGCGCGGCAGCTACTGGATCACCACCTTCGGCTGCCAGATGAACAAGGCCGATTCCGAGCGCATGGCCGGAATCCTCGAAGCCATGGGCTACACCCTTGGCGACGACGAGCACACGGCCGATCTGGTGCTCTACAACACCTGCACGATCCGGGACAACGCCGAGCAGAAGGTCTACAGCTACCTGGGGCGCCAGGCCCAGCGCAAACGGGGCAACCCCGGCCTCACCCTGGTGGTGGCCGGCTGTGTGGCCCAGCAGGAGGGGGAATCCCTGTTGCGCCGGGTGCCGGAACTGGATCTGGTCATGGGCCCCCAGCACGCCAACCGGCTCGAGGCCCTGCTCACCCGGGTGGAGACCGGCCAGCAGGTGGTGGCCACCGATGAGCAGCACATTCTCGAGGACATCACCACGGCCCGGCGGGACAGCGCCGTCTGCGCCTGGGTGAATGTCATCTATGGCTGCAACGAGCACTGCACCTACTGCGTGGTGCCGGCCGTGCGGGGCCGGGAGCAGTCCCGCCTGCCCGAGGCCATCCGCCTGGAAATGGAGGGGCTGGCGGCACGGGGCTTCCGGGAAGTGACCCTGCTGGGCCAGAACATCGACGCCTACGGCCGTGACCTGCCCGGCATCACCGCCGAGGGCCGGCGGGCCCACACCCTCACCGACCTGCTGCGGGCGGTGCATGACGTGCGGGGCCTGGAGAGGATCCGCTTCGCCACCAGCCACCCGCGCTACTTCACCGACCGGCTGATCGACGCCTGCGCCGATCTGCCCAAGGTGTGCGAGCACTTCCACATCCCGTTCCAGAGCGGCGATGACGCCGTGCTGCGGGCCATGGCCCGCGGCTACACCGTGGAGCGTTACCGGCGGATCATCGACCGCATCCGTCAGCGCCTCCCCGATGCGGCCATCAGCGCCGACGTGATCGTGGCCTTCCCCGGCGAAACCGATGCCCAGTACCGCCGCACCCTTGAACTGATCGAGGCGGTCGGCTTCGACCAGGTCAACACCGCCGCCTACTCACCGCGGCCGGGCACGCCGGCGGCCGACTGGCCCGACCAGCTGCCGGAAGCGGTGAAGGTGGAACGGCTGCAGGAGGTGAACGCCCTGGTGGAGAGGGTCGCCGCCGAGCGCAGCGCCCGCTACCTGGGACGCCGGGAGCAGGTGCTGGCCGAGGGGGTCAACCCGCGGGATCCGGATCAGCTGATGGGCCGCACCCGCACCAATCGGCTCACCTTCTTCGCCGCCGACCCCGGCGATGGCCGGCCCCATGTCCCGGGGGACCTGGTCGACGTGTTGATCGAGACGGTGCGGCCGTTCAGCCTCAGCGGCAGGCCCCTGGGCCGGGAACCGGTTCGCTGA
- a CDS encoding D-alanine--D-alanine ligase family protein encodes MAPHPTRVGLVFGGASGEHAVSIRSAQTVLRGLRSGANAERYRVSCFYIDRRGGWWPEAVATAVLERGLPAEADALPGPSYPGGFRGFPEGALDMEVWFPVLHGPNGEDGTVQGLFTLMGVPFVGSGVLGSSLGMDKQAMKAAFAAAGLPQVPYACVEASELDASRPGAREDLLERLESQLGYPCFVKPANMGSSVGISKAGDRAALLSGLELAAGLDRRLVVEQGVKARELECAVLQRHDGQGDGLSASVLGEIRFDADWYDYETKYSEGLSHTVIPAMVSEAVSARARAMAIDACRAVAAGGLARVDFFYDEATGSLWLNEINTLPGFTSQSMYPMLWEASGLPLPDLVHELVLGAGRSEHRMNVEGTAA; translated from the coding sequence ATGGCCCCCCACCCCACCCGCGTCGGCCTGGTGTTCGGGGGAGCCTCCGGCGAACATGCCGTCTCGATCCGCTCGGCCCAGACCGTGCTTCGGGGTCTGCGCAGCGGCGCCAATGCCGAGCGCTACCGGGTCAGCTGCTTCTACATCGATCGCCGCGGCGGCTGGTGGCCGGAGGCCGTGGCGACGGCGGTGCTGGAGCGGGGCCTGCCCGCCGAAGCTGACGCGCTGCCCGGCCCGTCTTACCCAGGGGGGTTCCGGGGCTTTCCGGAGGGGGCCTTGGACATGGAGGTGTGGTTTCCAGTGCTGCATGGCCCCAACGGGGAGGACGGCACGGTCCAGGGGCTGTTCACCTTGATGGGGGTGCCGTTCGTGGGCTCCGGCGTGCTGGGGTCGTCCCTGGGCATGGACAAGCAGGCCATGAAGGCCGCCTTCGCCGCCGCCGGCCTGCCCCAGGTGCCCTACGCCTGTGTCGAGGCCTCCGAGCTGGACGCCAGCCGCCCCGGTGCCCGCGAAGACCTGCTGGAACGGCTGGAGAGCCAGCTGGGCTATCCCTGTTTCGTCAAGCCGGCCAACATGGGCTCCTCGGTGGGCATCAGCAAGGCCGGCGACCGGGCTGCCCTGCTCTCGGGCCTGGAGCTGGCCGCCGGCCTCGACCGGCGCCTGGTGGTGGAGCAGGGCGTGAAGGCCAGGGAACTGGAATGCGCCGTGCTGCAGCGCCACGATGGCCAGGGGGACGGGCTGAGTGCCTCGGTGCTGGGCGAAATCCGCTTCGATGCCGACTGGTACGACTACGAGACCAAATACAGCGAGGGGCTCAGCCACACCGTGATCCCCGCGATGGTGAGCGAAGCGGTGAGCGCACGGGCCCGGGCGATGGCGATCGACGCCTGCCGGGCGGTGGCGGCCGGGGGCCTGGCCCGGGTTGATTTCTTCTACGACGAGGCCACAGGCAGCCTCTGGCTGAACGAGATCAACACCCTCCCGGGCTTCACGAGCCAGAGCATGTACCCCATGCTGTGGGAGGCCAGTGGATTACCACTCCCCGACCTGGTGCACGAATTGGTGCTGGGCGCGGGAAGATCGGAGCACCGGATGAACGTGGAAGGAACGGCGGCATGA
- the hemW gene encoding radical SAM family heme chaperone HemW, whose amino-acid sequence MDPRSAYVHIPFCHRRCFYCDFPVVPLGDKADGATSGSVAAYLELLQREIAASPGGPPLATVYLGGGTPSMLSSAQVAAILEALERRFGLAPGAELSLELDPASFDQARLAGYLAAGINRVSLGGQSFDDGVLADLGRRHRGADLREAAGWLGLAQRRGDLASWSLDLIQGLPRQNVAHWDGQLSAALALEPPHLSVYDLSIEPGTVFERRLARGELALPPEDLAADLMDLTWTRLTAAGYGHYEVSNYALPGHASRHNRVYWSGAGWWGFGMGATGAPRGRRRAHPRTRAGYAEALAARAEEPAEAGEGMPFDERLMVGLRCREGVNLERLARQENLKASQLEGLRQRLASYEQRGLLRIEGPRWRLADPEGLALSNGVLRELLAWWQEQAPLPAPVP is encoded by the coding sequence ATGGATCCCCGATCCGCCTACGTCCACATCCCCTTCTGCCACCGGCGCTGTTTCTACTGCGATTTCCCGGTGGTGCCCCTCGGGGACAAGGCCGACGGGGCCACCTCCGGCTCCGTCGCCGCCTACCTGGAGCTGCTGCAGCGGGAGATCGCCGCCTCCCCCGGCGGCCCGCCGCTGGCGACGGTGTACCTGGGTGGTGGCACCCCCTCGATGCTCAGCAGTGCCCAGGTGGCGGCGATCCTGGAGGCCCTCGAGCGCCGCTTCGGCCTGGCCCCGGGGGCGGAGCTGAGCCTGGAGCTGGATCCTGCCAGCTTCGATCAGGCCCGCCTGGCGGGCTACCTGGCCGCCGGCATCAACCGCGTCAGCCTGGGGGGCCAGAGCTTCGACGATGGGGTGCTGGCGGACCTGGGCCGTCGCCACCGCGGCGCTGACCTGCGCGAAGCGGCCGGCTGGCTCGGCCTGGCCCAGCGGCGGGGCGACCTGGCCAGCTGGAGCCTGGATCTGATCCAGGGGCTGCCGCGTCAGAACGTCGCCCACTGGGACGGCCAGCTCAGCGCGGCCCTGGCGCTGGAGCCCCCCCATCTGTCGGTGTACGACCTGAGCATCGAGCCCGGCACGGTCTTCGAGCGGCGCCTGGCGCGGGGGGAGCTGGCCCTGCCGCCGGAGGATCTGGCCGCCGACCTGATGGACCTGACCTGGACCCGGCTGACGGCCGCCGGCTACGGCCACTACGAGGTGTCGAACTACGCCCTGCCCGGTCACGCCTCGCGCCATAACCGCGTCTACTGGAGCGGTGCCGGCTGGTGGGGATTCGGCATGGGCGCCACCGGGGCGCCCCGCGGTCGCCGGCGGGCCCACCCCCGCACCCGCGCCGGCTACGCGGAAGCGCTGGCGGCGCGCGCGGAGGAGCCGGCCGAGGCCGGGGAGGGGATGCCCTTCGATGAGCGGCTGATGGTGGGCCTGCGCTGCCGGGAGGGGGTGAACCTCGAGCGGCTGGCCCGCCAGGAGAATCTGAAGGCGTCCCAGCTGGAGGGGCTGCGGCAGCGGCTGGCGAGTTACGAGCAGCGGGGCCTGCTGCGCATCGAGGGCCCTCGCTGGCGCCTGGCGGATCCGGAGGGGCTGGCCCTCAGCAATGGGGTGCTGCGGGAGCTGCTGGCCTGGTGGCAGGAGCAGGCGCCGCTGCCGGCCCCTGTTCCCTGA